Sequence from the Ancalomicrobiaceae bacterium S20 genome:
ACGCGGCTCCAGGCATATTCGTCGGCGCGGGCCCAGATCTCGGCGCGCTTCTCCGGCACCATCGCCGACAGCACGATCGCGCTCAGCGTCACGCGCGTGGTGTGGCCGGAGGGGTAGGAACCGCTCTTCGACGCCTTCACCTGCGCCTTGATCTCCTCGGGCGCGGCGAGATACGGGCGCACCCGGCCATAGGCCGGCTTGACCGGATCGATGGTCGCGTCCTCGCTCTCGCCGAGGCGGGTAAACAGTTTCGAGGTCAGCGGCAGCGCTTCGGCCTTGAACTTGTCGCCCATGACCTTGTCGAACATCACATAGATGGTCTCTTCGGCGTCATGCTGGGCGAGCGCGACGCGCTCCGGGCCCGCGGCCTTCTGGGCGGCGACCACGGCGGCGCGATCAGCCATGTCCTCGGCGCTGCCGGCGACGGGCGGCGGCGGCAGGAAGTTCATCAGGTCGAGCGTCTTGGCGGTGATGTAGGGCTCCTCGCCCGCGCGCGCCGCCGGGGCGGGCAGGGCGGCGAACAGGGCGAAGGCAGCGGCGGTCGCGAGCAGGGTGCGGCGGGCGATCATCGGGCGGATCCTCAGGGCGGTAGGTGAAACGAGCGGCGCCGGCTCCGCCCGGCGCTGAGGCCCCGGCGTTCCGACGGTCCGGCGATCCGCGCGGCGGTCGCCGTGCGGATGCGGTCGCGCTCTAGCATCGGCTTCGTGGCGCTCTCGTGAAGCTCTTGTCACACTTGTCATGTTGGAGCGTCACGCCGCGTATTCCTCGCATTTTTCTTGCGAAGCCCGGCCGGATGGATCGGAATGCGCTGCGAGCCCGTGCCGACGCGACCGATCGGCGGGCCTGTGGATGCCGCCGACCAGACGCCGGCGAAGGACTTGCCCCGCCGGTCGAACACCCCTATAAGGCCCCCGTCAGCGCCCTTCGTCTATCGGTTAGGACGGCAGCCTTTCACGTTGCAGAGACGGGTTCGACTCCCGTAGGGCGCGCCACAGACACTTCTTCCTGCACGATTTCGCTTCTGGACGATGTCCGCTCGACCGCGCCTCGCCAAGACGCGCTCGCGGCCTCGCTCACGTATCCACCCGTAGCGTCAAACTTCCCGAGGGCAGCACCGCCGTGCCGAGCAGGATCGGCGTGCCGGTCGCGTCGCTGTCGACATAGCTCATCACCATGACCGGCTGGTCGGTGGGCACGCCGAGGGCCTCGGCCTCGATGCGGCGCGGCATGCGGCAGTCGATCCAGGTCGAGGTGCGGAAGAAGCGCGGGATGCCGAAGGACGTGATCGCGGCGGTGAAGCTGCGGCGCTCGGCGAAGCGGGCGCCGATGCCGTCGAAACGGGCGGCTTCGAAGGCGTGATAACCGTAGGTCGTCACGCGCGCGGTGGCGCTGCGGACCGATTCGAGCACGATCAGCTCGGTGCCCTCGGCAAGGTGCAGCTGCGCGGCGATGCGGCCGGTCGCCTTGCGGCGGTATTCCGCGATCAGACGCCCGGCCGGCTCGGCCGCCATCGCGGCCTCGATCTCGCTCCACTTGGTGTCGCGGTTGATCGCGTATTCGGGCGGGCGTTCGGCGACGAACACGCCGGCGCCCCGCCGGGCGACGACCAGCCCCTGTTCGGCGAGCCGCGCGAAGGCGGCGCGCACCGTGTGGCGGTTCACGCCGAAACGCTCGGCCAGCTCGTGTTCGGACGGCAGTTTCGCGCCGACGCCGATCAGGCCGGAGCGGATCTCGTGTTCGAGCTCCATCCGGATCATATGCCAGACCGGCATCGCCGCTGGGCCGCGCGAGCCGCTGCGGCGGACGGGTGCCTCGTTTTCCTCTTCGGTCATGCGAGCGGGTCCGGATTGGGCCAGTGGTCGACAGGTTGGTGGTCGGATTCACGAGACGGGCGGGATCCATCCGTCTCGACCGAACCACCGGGGCGGGCACACACGCCGGTGCGGCCGAGGGCGGCGCGGCCGCGGGCGGCGGGGCCGCGAAACTGCCCGACTTCGATGTCCGGCGGAAGACAGTCGCGCTTCTCTGGCATGCCACCGGGCGGCTCCTACCACCGGGAGTGCCGCGCGGGCTGCCGCTGCCCGCGACCCGTGTTCATGGCGCTGTTATCGAGGCGAACTAGACAACTCCGGCCGAGGGATGGCCGAAAGCGGGAAACTGCCGGGTGCCGCCCGCCCAGCCGGGGACCAGTGCCATGCCGCATCCGATCGTCGTCACCGTGATCTGCGACGGCAACCGTCCGGATTTCGTCTCCGATGCGACCACGCCGACCATGGCGGCGCTGCGCCGCGCCGGCACCTGGTTCGCCGACCATCGCGGCATCTTCCCGTCGGCGACGCGCGCCTCGTCGGCCTCGATCGCGACCGGTTCGCATCCGGTTTCGCACGGCCTGCGCGGCAACTCGATCGGCCTGCCGATCCCCGGTGGCCACGCGTTCCACGACGTCGGCCTGCCGGAATTCTACGAGACCTACAAGCGCCAGTACGGCCGGCTCCTGACGCGCCCCGCGCTCGCCGAACGCGTCGCGGCCGTCGGCGGCGCGGTGCTCGCCTCCAACGTGTCGCCGGGGGCGGCCTATTTCCACGATGCCGGCGGCCACGGCCACCTGTTCCACCGCGAACTCTGCTACGGCCCCGGCCGGGTGCCGACCGGCGAGGTCGTGCGCGCCAGCAAGGACGCGGCCGGTGACATCGTGATGACGGACCGGTTCATCCGCGCGCTCGACGAAATGCGTCCTGCGGCGGCGACGCTGTGGCTCTGCGAGCCGGATACCTCGATGCACGCCGCGCCGCTCGGCGGCGACGTGCATCTGGCCGCGCTGCGCCATGCCGATAACCAGGTCGCGCGCGTCGCCGAGGCCGTCGACCGGCTGCGCGACGCGGGCCACGACGTGCTGTTCCTGATCGGCTCCGATCACGGCCACGAGGCGGTGACCGAGGTGATCCCGGTCGAGCGACGGCTCCACGAGGCCGGGTTCAAGCGCGAACTCGACGGTCCGGAGATCGTGGTCGCGCCGCAGGGCTCGGCCGCCTTCATCCATTTCGGCGGCGCCGCGCTCGATCGCATCGACGAGGCGGCCGCCTGGCTCGGCGAGCAGCGCTGGGTCGGCGCCGTGTTCCGCGGGGACGATCTGCCGGCGCTCGGCCAGATCCCCGGCGACGACGTGATCGCGATC
This genomic interval carries:
- a CDS encoding phosphatase PAP2 family protein; this translates as MIARRTLLATAAAFALFAALPAPAARAGEEPYITAKTLDLMNFLPPPPVAGSAEDMADRAAVVAAQKAAGPERVALAQHDAEETIYVMFDKVMGDKFKAEALPLTSKLFTRLGESEDATIDPVKPAYGRVRPYLAAPEEIKAQVKASKSGSYPSGHTTRVTLSAIVLSAMVPEKRAEIWARADEYAWSRVVGGMHYPRDLDGGRRAGTAMAATAFADAKFQADFAAARAELRAALGL
- the phnF gene encoding phosphonate metabolism transcriptional regulator PhnF gives rise to the protein MTEEENEAPVRRSGSRGPAAMPVWHMIRMELEHEIRSGLIGVGAKLPSEHELAERFGVNRHTVRAAFARLAEQGLVVARRGAGVFVAERPPEYAINRDTKWSEIEAAMAAEPAGRLIAEYRRKATGRIAAQLHLAEGTELIVLESVRSATARVTTYGYHAFEAARFDGIGARFAERRSFTAAITSFGIPRFFRTSTWIDCRMPRRIEAEALGVPTDQPVMVMSYVDSDATGTPILLGTAVLPSGSLTLRVDT
- a CDS encoding alkaline phosphatase family protein produces the protein MPHPIVVTVICDGNRPDFVSDATTPTMAALRRAGTWFADHRGIFPSATRASSASIATGSHPVSHGLRGNSIGLPIPGGHAFHDVGLPEFYETYKRQYGRLLTRPALAERVAAVGGAVLASNVSPGAAYFHDAGGHGHLFHRELCYGPGRVPTGEVVRASKDAAGDIVMTDRFIRALDEMRPAAATLWLCEPDTSMHAAPLGGDVHLAALRHADNQVARVAEAVDRLRDAGHDVLFLIGSDHGHEAVTEVIPVERRLHEAGFKRELDGPEIVVAPQGSAAFIHFGGAALDRIDEAAAWLGEQRWVGAVFRGDDLPALGQIPGDDVIAIDLAKTEGANVNGVPGLTAMAVRFSEAEDDVRRDCGMHGGRGERETNPTLIAVGHGFEMGRTVSERSSITDIAPTALAHLGLGWDGLDGRPLQPSLRVA